Proteins encoded together in one bacterium window:
- a CDS encoding PIG-L family deacetylase codes for MGGTLARFAKEGHEVTVAVITGHGEADHPLWPQSVWETVRAEARQAMSVLGVKEPLFEEVPAALVAEEPVWKLNRITDALVSRVQPDALYVPFPFDLHKDHREIFHSLSVAWRPSSETGRGIREVYCYETQSETHWSIPYVEAGFLPTCWVDISETLETKLEAAACYQSQIRPEPDARSLEALRALAVWRGSQVGVKAAEAFVAVRLLR; via the coding sequence ATGGGTGGAACTCTGGCCCGCTTTGCCAAGGAAGGGCATGAGGTCACGGTCGCGGTGATCACGGGACACGGCGAGGCCGATCATCCGCTCTGGCCGCAGTCGGTCTGGGAGACGGTACGCGCTGAGGCCCGCCAGGCGATGTCGGTTCTGGGAGTCAAGGAGCCTCTCTTCGAGGAAGTACCGGCGGCTCTGGTGGCGGAGGAGCCGGTTTGGAAGCTCAACCGAATCACGGATGCGCTGGTCTCGCGCGTTCAACCGGACGCTCTGTATGTTCCGTTTCCCTTCGATCTGCACAAGGACCACCGGGAGATCTTTCATTCACTTTCGGTCGCCTGGCGGCCGTCTTCGGAGACCGGCCGTGGCATCCGTGAGGTCTACTGCTACGAGACGCAGTCCGAGACCCACTGGAGCATCCCTTACGTCGAGGCCGGCTTCCTCCCCACTTGCTGGGTCGACATCAGCGAAACGCTCGAGACCAAGCTCGAGGCCGCCGCCTGTTACCAGAGCCAGATCCGCCCCGAGCCGGATGCCCGATCGCTGGAGGCGTTGCGGGCGCTGGCGGTCTGGAGAGGGTCCCAGGTCGGCGTCAAGGCCGCCGAGGCCTTCGTGGCGGTGCGGTTGCTCCGGTAG